Proteins from a genomic interval of Gossypium hirsutum isolate 1008001.06 chromosome A09, Gossypium_hirsutum_v2.1, whole genome shotgun sequence:
- the LOC107930280 gene encoding leucine-rich repeat receptor protein kinase EMS1 isoform X1, with amino-acid sequence MESKLSFQFLCFLHLLLVFIWGGIRAQEEPNPEREALISFRTRLQNPHLLSSWNQQLHHCQWDGVMCQLGRVTVLALTSRSLKGPLSSSLSSLSSLTLLDLSSNFLFGQIPVELAELTMLRILKLGSNFFTGKIPPELGSLKALRTLELSSNGLSGTVPAQLGQLTHLEFLDLANNFLSGSLPSTLFKNLQSLTSLDISNNSFSGNIPPDVGELKNLTALYIGINQFSGQLPPQIGNLSLLENFFSPSCSITGPLPEELFSLQLLTKLDLSYNPLKCSIPKSTGKLKNLSILNLVYTELNGSIPAELGNCQNLMMLMLSFNSLSGSLPEELSNLPMLTFSAEKNQLSGPLPPWLGKWIKMESLLLSSNRFSGNIPPELGGCSMLKHLSLSNNILSGQIPRELCNAESLLEIDLDGNNLSGTIENVFVKCRNLNQLVLVNNHINGSVPEYLAELPLMVIDLDSNNFTGRIPVSLWSSETLMEFSAGNNMLEGTLPVEIGNAVTLQTLVLNRNLLRGRIPKEIGNLTALSVLNLNSNFLEGYIPVEIGDCKGLTTLDLGNNNLSGPIPVELADLGLLQCLVLSHNNLSGSIPRKPSLYFHQANMPDLSFVQHHGVFDLSNNRLTGPIPEELGNCVVVVDLLLSKNMLTGNIPGSLSRLTNLTTLDLSGNVLTGSIPVEFGDSLNLQGLYLGNNRLTGTIPGSLGRVGSLVKLNLTGNKLSGVIPASFGNLKELTHLDLSRNDLTGELPSSLSQMLNLVGLYVQQNRLSGGVGNLFSNALSWKIEDMNLSNNIFNGNLPQSLGNLSYATYLDLHGNKFTGEIPSEVGNLMQLEYFDVSGNRLSGQIPERVCGMFNLFYLNLAENRLEGPVPRTGICQNLSRTFLSGNSDLCGRIMGLECQIRSFDRSSLLSAWGLAAVTAASVFIIFTSAFALRRWIMSSSQQCDPEEIEESKLKSFIDQELYFLSSSRSKEPLSINIAIFEQPLLKLTLGDILEGTSHFCKTNVIGDGGFGTVYKAKLPSGKTVAVKKLSQAKTQGHREFIAEMETLGKVKHQNLVPLLGYCSLAEEKLLVYEYMINGSLDLWLRNRTGALDVLDWSKRFKIAIGAARGLAFLHHGFIPHIIHRDIKASNILLSEDFEPKVADFGLARLISACETHVSTDIAGTLGYIPPEYGQSGRCTTKGDVYSFGVILLELVTGKEPTGPDFKEIEGGNLVGWVSKKMRMGEAADVLDAMVLNVDSKQMMLKVLSIAEVCLSENPANRPTMLHVLKLLKGIKEDYLSFY; translated from the coding sequence TTCTGGACTTGTCCTCCAACTTTTTGTTTGGCCAAATACCGGTTGAGTTGGCTGAGTTGACTATGCTCCGCATCCTCAAACTCGGGTCCAACTTTTTCACGGGAAAAATCCCTCCGGAACTGGGCAGCCTGAAAGCCCTTCGTACGCTAGAACTTTCCTCCAATGGACTCAGTGGCACAGTGCCGGCTCAGCTGGGGCAGTTGACTCACTTAGAGTTCTTGGACCTGGCAAACAATTTCCTTTCAGGTTCTCTCCCCTCAACTCTCTTCAAAAACCTTCAGTCTTTAACCTCCCTAGACATTTCTAACAATTCATTCTCTGGTAACATCCCGCCAGATGTTGGTGAACTTAAAAACCTGACCGCTCTTTACATTGGCATTAATCAATTCAGTGGGCAGTTGCCACCTCAAATTGGTAACCTTTCACTGCTCGAGAACTTCTTTTCACCCTCTTGTTCGATAACTGGGCCCTTACCTGAAGAACTATTCAGTCTACAGCTGCTTACCAAGCTTGACCTTTCATATAACCCATTGAAATGTTCCATTCCAAAGTCTACAGGAAAGTTAAAGAATTTGAGTATATTGAACCTTGTTTACACTGAGCTCAATGGTTCAATACCAGCAGAGCTTGGGAACTGCCAGAACTTGATGATGTTGATGCTGTCTTTCAATTCCTTATCCGGCTCTTTGCCTGAGGAGCTTTCCAACTTGCCTATGTTGACTTTTTCCGCTGAAAAGAATCAGCTCTCTGGGCCATTGCCGCCTTGGCTTGGGAAATGGATCAAAATGGAGTCCTTGCTGCTTTCAAGCAACCGCTTTTCAGGTAACATCCCACCTGAGTTAGGGGGTTGTTCCATGCTGAAGCACCTTAGTTTGAGCAATAACATCTTGTCGGGTCAGATACCAAGAGAGCTATGTAATGCGGAATCACTTTTGGAGATTGATCTTGACGGTAATAACCTTTCGGGGACCATTGAAAATGTTTTTGTCAAGTGTAGAAATCTCAACCAGTTGGTTTTGGTTAACAATCACATCAATGGTTCAGTGCCCGAGTATCTTGCTGAGCTTCCGTTGATGGTTATTGACCTTGACTCCAACAATTTCACTGGCAGGATACCTGTGAGTTTGTGGAGTTCAGAAACTTTGATGGAGTTTTCTGCTGGAAATAATATGCTAGAAGGTACGTTGCCAGTTGAAATTGGTAATGCTGTTACATTGCAGACCCTTGTTCTTAATCGTAATCTTTTGAGGGGCAGAATACCGAAGGAGATTGGCAATCTCACAGCTCTCTCTGTGCTTAACTTGAACTCGAATTTCCTAGAAGGATATATACCAGTTGAAATTGGAGACTGCAAAGGACTTACAACGTTGGATCTTGGAAACAACAATTTGAGTGGACCAATCCCGGTGGAACTTGCTGATCTGGGACTGCTGCAGTGCCTGGTTCTCTCGCACAATAATCTATCAGGTTCAATCCCTCGGAAGCCATCATTGTATTTCCATCAGGCTAATATGCCCGATTTAAGCTTTGTTCAGCATCATGGAGTATTCGATTTGTCCAACAATAGACTGACTGGTCCAATACCTGAAGAATTGGGGAACTGTGTTGTGGTGGTGGATCTTCTGCTTAGCAAAAACATGCTTACCGGCAACATTCCAGGATCACTTTCTCGATTGACAAATCTTACAACTTTGGATTTGTCTGGGAATGTGCTAACAGGTTCAATTCCTGTAGAATTTGGTGACTCTCTCAACCTTCAGGGCTTGTATTTGGGGAATAACCGGCTTACTGGAACCATCCCTGGAAGCTTAGGCCGTGTTGGTAGTTTGGTAAAGTTAAACTTGACTGGCAATAAGTTATCTGGTGTTATTCCTGCAAGTTTTGGGAACTTGAAAGAGCTTACTCACTTGGATTTAAGCCGTAATGATCTTACTGGTGAGCTACCTTCTTCACTGTCCCAGATGCTTAACCTGGTGGGGCTTTATGTTCAGCAGAATAGGCTTTCTGGTGGGGTAGGTAATCTCTTCTCCAATGCCCTCTCTTGGAAGATTGAAGACATGAATTTGAGTAATAACATTTTCAATGGAAACTTGCCACAATCTTTGGGCAATTTGTCTTATGCGACTTACCTGGATCTTCATGGGAATAAGTTTACTGGTGAGATCCCTTCAGAAGTTGGTAACTTGATGCAACTTGAATATTTTGATGTATCTGGAAACAGATTATCTGGACAGATTCCAGAGAGAGTATGCGGGATGTTCAATCTATTCTACTTGAATCTGGCAGAAAACCGGTTGGAAGGTCCTGTACCCCGAACTGGTATTTGCCAAAACCTGTCCAGGACATTTCTCTCTGGGAACAGTGATCTCTGTGGCAGAATTATGGGTTTAGAATGCCAGATCAGAAGTTTTGACAGATCTTCTTTGTTAAGTGCTTGGGGCCTTGCTGCGGTCACAGCTGCAAGTGTCTTTATCATTTTTACTTCGGCCTTTGCTCTACGGAGATGGATTATGAGTAGTAGTCAGCAATGTGATCCAGAAGAAATTGAGGAAAGTAAACTAAAATCCTTTATAGATCAAGAGCTCTATTTCTTGAGTAGCAGCAGGTCGAAGGAGCCGCTGAGCATCAATATAGCGATATTCGAGCAGCCACTCCTGAAACTGACACTAGGCGACATCCTTGAGGGCACTAGTCATTTTTGTAAGACGAATGTGATAGGAGATGGAGGCTTTGGAACGGTTTACAAAGCTAAGTTGCCTAGTGGGAAGACAGTTGCGGTTAAGAAGCTAAGCCAGGCAAAAACGCAGGGCCATCGAGAATTCATAGCTGAAATGGAAACCTTGGGTAAGGTGAAACACCAAAATCTTGTCCCATTGCTTGGATACTGTTCTTTGGCCGAGGAGAAACTCCTTGTTTATGAATACATGATTAATGGAAGTTTGGATCTGTGGTTGAGAAACCGCACCGGAGCCCTTGATGTCCTTGACTGGTCCAAACGCTTCAAAATCGCAATAGGTGCTGCGCGGGGACTGGCTTTCCTTCACCATGGTTTCATTCCTCATATTATCCATAGAGATATCAAAGCCAGCAACATCTTACTCAGTGAAGACTTTGAACCAAAAGTTGCGGACTTCGGGCTGGCAAGACTTATAAGTGCTTGCGAAACTCATGTTAGTACTGACATAGCAGGGACATTGGGTTACATCCCACCAGAATATGGACAGAGTGGTAGATGCACTACGAAGGGAGATGTTTACAGTTTTGGTGTAATTCTACTGGAATTGGTGACTGGAAAAGAGCCAACAGGCCCTGATTTTAAAGAGATTGAAGGAGGCAATTTGGTTGGTTGGGTTTCTAAGAAGATGAGAATGGGTGAAGCTGCTGACGTTTTAGATGCAATGGTTTTGAATGTGGACTCAAAGCAGATGATGCTCAAGGTGCTGAGTATTGCTGAAGTTTGCTTGTCTGAAAATCCTGCTAATAGACCAACTATGCTTCATGTGCTGAAGCTCCTTAAAGGGATCAAGGAGGATTACCTGTCTTTCTACTAG
- the LOC107930280 gene encoding leucine-rich repeat receptor protein kinase EMS1 isoform X2, translating to MESKLSFQFLCFLHLLLVFIWGGIRAQEEPNPEREALISFRTRLQNPHLLSSWNQQLHHCQWDGVMCQLGRVTVLALTSRSLKGPLSSSLSSLSSLTLLDLSSNFLFGQIPVELAELTMLRILKLGSNFFTGKIPPELGSLKALRTLELSSNGLSGTVPAQLGQLTHLEFLDLANNFLSDVGELKNLTALYIGINQFSGQLPPQIGNLSLLENFFSPSCSITGPLPEELFSLQLLTKLDLSYNPLKCSIPKSTGKLKNLSILNLVYTELNGSIPAELGNCQNLMMLMLSFNSLSGSLPEELSNLPMLTFSAEKNQLSGPLPPWLGKWIKMESLLLSSNRFSGNIPPELGGCSMLKHLSLSNNILSGQIPRELCNAESLLEIDLDGNNLSGTIENVFVKCRNLNQLVLVNNHINGSVPEYLAELPLMVIDLDSNNFTGRIPVSLWSSETLMEFSAGNNMLEGTLPVEIGNAVTLQTLVLNRNLLRGRIPKEIGNLTALSVLNLNSNFLEGYIPVEIGDCKGLTTLDLGNNNLSGPIPVELADLGLLQCLVLSHNNLSGSIPRKPSLYFHQANMPDLSFVQHHGVFDLSNNRLTGPIPEELGNCVVVVDLLLSKNMLTGNIPGSLSRLTNLTTLDLSGNVLTGSIPVEFGDSLNLQGLYLGNNRLTGTIPGSLGRVGSLVKLNLTGNKLSGVIPASFGNLKELTHLDLSRNDLTGELPSSLSQMLNLVGLYVQQNRLSGGVGNLFSNALSWKIEDMNLSNNIFNGNLPQSLGNLSYATYLDLHGNKFTGEIPSEVGNLMQLEYFDVSGNRLSGQIPERVCGMFNLFYLNLAENRLEGPVPRTGICQNLSRTFLSGNSDLCGRIMGLECQIRSFDRSSLLSAWGLAAVTAASVFIIFTSAFALRRWIMSSSQQCDPEEIEESKLKSFIDQELYFLSSSRSKEPLSINIAIFEQPLLKLTLGDILEGTSHFCKTNVIGDGGFGTVYKAKLPSGKTVAVKKLSQAKTQGHREFIAEMETLGKVKHQNLVPLLGYCSLAEEKLLVYEYMINGSLDLWLRNRTGALDVLDWSKRFKIAIGAARGLAFLHHGFIPHIIHRDIKASNILLSEDFEPKVADFGLARLISACETHVSTDIAGTLGYIPPEYGQSGRCTTKGDVYSFGVILLELVTGKEPTGPDFKEIEGGNLVGWVSKKMRMGEAADVLDAMVLNVDSKQMMLKVLSIAEVCLSENPANRPTMLHVLKLLKGIKEDYLSFY from the exons TTCTGGACTTGTCCTCCAACTTTTTGTTTGGCCAAATACCGGTTGAGTTGGCTGAGTTGACTATGCTCCGCATCCTCAAACTCGGGTCCAACTTTTTCACGGGAAAAATCCCTCCGGAACTGGGCAGCCTGAAAGCCCTTCGTACGCTAGAACTTTCCTCCAATGGACTCAGTGGCACAGTGCCGGCTCAGCTGGGGCAGTTGACTCACTTAGAGTTCTTGGACCTGGCAAACAATTTCCTTTCAG ATGTTGGTGAACTTAAAAACCTGACCGCTCTTTACATTGGCATTAATCAATTCAGTGGGCAGTTGCCACCTCAAATTGGTAACCTTTCACTGCTCGAGAACTTCTTTTCACCCTCTTGTTCGATAACTGGGCCCTTACCTGAAGAACTATTCAGTCTACAGCTGCTTACCAAGCTTGACCTTTCATATAACCCATTGAAATGTTCCATTCCAAAGTCTACAGGAAAGTTAAAGAATTTGAGTATATTGAACCTTGTTTACACTGAGCTCAATGGTTCAATACCAGCAGAGCTTGGGAACTGCCAGAACTTGATGATGTTGATGCTGTCTTTCAATTCCTTATCCGGCTCTTTGCCTGAGGAGCTTTCCAACTTGCCTATGTTGACTTTTTCCGCTGAAAAGAATCAGCTCTCTGGGCCATTGCCGCCTTGGCTTGGGAAATGGATCAAAATGGAGTCCTTGCTGCTTTCAAGCAACCGCTTTTCAGGTAACATCCCACCTGAGTTAGGGGGTTGTTCCATGCTGAAGCACCTTAGTTTGAGCAATAACATCTTGTCGGGTCAGATACCAAGAGAGCTATGTAATGCGGAATCACTTTTGGAGATTGATCTTGACGGTAATAACCTTTCGGGGACCATTGAAAATGTTTTTGTCAAGTGTAGAAATCTCAACCAGTTGGTTTTGGTTAACAATCACATCAATGGTTCAGTGCCCGAGTATCTTGCTGAGCTTCCGTTGATGGTTATTGACCTTGACTCCAACAATTTCACTGGCAGGATACCTGTGAGTTTGTGGAGTTCAGAAACTTTGATGGAGTTTTCTGCTGGAAATAATATGCTAGAAGGTACGTTGCCAGTTGAAATTGGTAATGCTGTTACATTGCAGACCCTTGTTCTTAATCGTAATCTTTTGAGGGGCAGAATACCGAAGGAGATTGGCAATCTCACAGCTCTCTCTGTGCTTAACTTGAACTCGAATTTCCTAGAAGGATATATACCAGTTGAAATTGGAGACTGCAAAGGACTTACAACGTTGGATCTTGGAAACAACAATTTGAGTGGACCAATCCCGGTGGAACTTGCTGATCTGGGACTGCTGCAGTGCCTGGTTCTCTCGCACAATAATCTATCAGGTTCAATCCCTCGGAAGCCATCATTGTATTTCCATCAGGCTAATATGCCCGATTTAAGCTTTGTTCAGCATCATGGAGTATTCGATTTGTCCAACAATAGACTGACTGGTCCAATACCTGAAGAATTGGGGAACTGTGTTGTGGTGGTGGATCTTCTGCTTAGCAAAAACATGCTTACCGGCAACATTCCAGGATCACTTTCTCGATTGACAAATCTTACAACTTTGGATTTGTCTGGGAATGTGCTAACAGGTTCAATTCCTGTAGAATTTGGTGACTCTCTCAACCTTCAGGGCTTGTATTTGGGGAATAACCGGCTTACTGGAACCATCCCTGGAAGCTTAGGCCGTGTTGGTAGTTTGGTAAAGTTAAACTTGACTGGCAATAAGTTATCTGGTGTTATTCCTGCAAGTTTTGGGAACTTGAAAGAGCTTACTCACTTGGATTTAAGCCGTAATGATCTTACTGGTGAGCTACCTTCTTCACTGTCCCAGATGCTTAACCTGGTGGGGCTTTATGTTCAGCAGAATAGGCTTTCTGGTGGGGTAGGTAATCTCTTCTCCAATGCCCTCTCTTGGAAGATTGAAGACATGAATTTGAGTAATAACATTTTCAATGGAAACTTGCCACAATCTTTGGGCAATTTGTCTTATGCGACTTACCTGGATCTTCATGGGAATAAGTTTACTGGTGAGATCCCTTCAGAAGTTGGTAACTTGATGCAACTTGAATATTTTGATGTATCTGGAAACAGATTATCTGGACAGATTCCAGAGAGAGTATGCGGGATGTTCAATCTATTCTACTTGAATCTGGCAGAAAACCGGTTGGAAGGTCCTGTACCCCGAACTGGTATTTGCCAAAACCTGTCCAGGACATTTCTCTCTGGGAACAGTGATCTCTGTGGCAGAATTATGGGTTTAGAATGCCAGATCAGAAGTTTTGACAGATCTTCTTTGTTAAGTGCTTGGGGCCTTGCTGCGGTCACAGCTGCAAGTGTCTTTATCATTTTTACTTCGGCCTTTGCTCTACGGAGATGGATTATGAGTAGTAGTCAGCAATGTGATCCAGAAGAAATTGAGGAAAGTAAACTAAAATCCTTTATAGATCAAGAGCTCTATTTCTTGAGTAGCAGCAGGTCGAAGGAGCCGCTGAGCATCAATATAGCGATATTCGAGCAGCCACTCCTGAAACTGACACTAGGCGACATCCTTGAGGGCACTAGTCATTTTTGTAAGACGAATGTGATAGGAGATGGAGGCTTTGGAACGGTTTACAAAGCTAAGTTGCCTAGTGGGAAGACAGTTGCGGTTAAGAAGCTAAGCCAGGCAAAAACGCAGGGCCATCGAGAATTCATAGCTGAAATGGAAACCTTGGGTAAGGTGAAACACCAAAATCTTGTCCCATTGCTTGGATACTGTTCTTTGGCCGAGGAGAAACTCCTTGTTTATGAATACATGATTAATGGAAGTTTGGATCTGTGGTTGAGAAACCGCACCGGAGCCCTTGATGTCCTTGACTGGTCCAAACGCTTCAAAATCGCAATAGGTGCTGCGCGGGGACTGGCTTTCCTTCACCATGGTTTCATTCCTCATATTATCCATAGAGATATCAAAGCCAGCAACATCTTACTCAGTGAAGACTTTGAACCAAAAGTTGCGGACTTCGGGCTGGCAAGACTTATAAGTGCTTGCGAAACTCATGTTAGTACTGACATAGCAGGGACATTGGGTTACATCCCACCAGAATATGGACAGAGTGGTAGATGCACTACGAAGGGAGATGTTTACAGTTTTGGTGTAATTCTACTGGAATTGGTGACTGGAAAAGAGCCAACAGGCCCTGATTTTAAAGAGATTGAAGGAGGCAATTTGGTTGGTTGGGTTTCTAAGAAGATGAGAATGGGTGAAGCTGCTGACGTTTTAGATGCAATGGTTTTGAATGTGGACTCAAAGCAGATGATGCTCAAGGTGCTGAGTATTGCTGAAGTTTGCTTGTCTGAAAATCCTGCTAATAGACCAACTATGCTTCATGTGCTGAAGCTCCTTAAAGGGATCAAGGAGGATTACCTGTCTTTCTACTAG